A single window of Mycosarcoma maydis chromosome 1, whole genome shotgun sequence DNA harbors:
- a CDS encoding D-arabinono-1,4-lactone oxidase (related to l-gulonolactone oxidase): MQQSALTTVDAGILLRSTAELERLTQPIIVPARSPKARFQNWGKSFVSTPARVFAPTTVTHCAVIVELARRQGAQLRAIGRAHSPSDLPFTTGWAMRMEGLKGVVDINHSAYTITALAGTYISDIHEALDSTQPRLAMCNVGSISEQTIAGLISTATHGTGILFPVVSSYVSQLTILCPLPEGTQHLTCSHEQNAELFNATLCGLGSTGLITSVTLRVQNAFNLKQYSEELTFDSLFGTKTGFPAVSKSSYVNPDASLGSLLSKNKRLPACSDNYRPSYRSADAAEVHPIRLGANRDVDQLARADPEDDQETRQAQLALEQVVGSAQHVRLMWFPQVKRITLLRANRSTEPVSAPRSLTARVKASLVGHRLTEFLLYTSRFNRQWPHPAVRWIHALTHPAIPESNSSRMTTPPRNQIAAATESPATEPVTIASSTSDTAGSRDEQQQLLIRDIGQSLAHNGNVGGYAESEPSLLWLQSSVPVGSLNTFPPDSAAPRPLTVGNPVWSEVGRSDRIFNMDCLFPQYTDEWAIPLNRAAAAIRAMRDWLDEEQAASDGDRIHFPVEIRFADADAIWLSHAQGRKTCYIGIVQYRPYNRPVRYRQLFAKFEALMRHYSGRPHWAKAHSCSPTELSQLYPHWHDFLATRQRYDPQEVFVNPYVARHLLGRIGDGNDTRVFKSRL; encoded by the coding sequence atgcagcaaaGTGCCTTGACAACGGTGGACGCCGGCATCCTCTTACGCTCTACGGCCGAGCTGGAAAGGCTGACTCAGCCTATCATAGTGCCGGCAAGATCACCCAAAGCCAGATTTCAGAATTGGGGAAAATCCTTCGTGAGCACACCCGCAAGAGTGTTCGCCCCGACAACAGTGACACACTGTGCTGTGATTGTAGAGCTGGCTCGGCGTCAAGGTGCGCAGCTTCGAGCCATCGGACGAGCTCATAGCCCAAGCGATTTGCCTTTCACCACCGGTTGGGCGATGCGCATGGAAGGACTGAAGGGTGTCGTGGACATCAATCACTCGGCATATACCATTACAGCCCTTGCAGGCACCTACATCTCCGATATTCATGAggcgctcgactcgactcaGCCTCGTCTGGCTATGTGCAACGTCGGCTCGATCTCTGAACAGACCATCGCCGGTCTCATCTCCACAGCAACGCATGGTACTGGTATCCTTTTTCCCGTCGTCTCATCCTACGTCTCGCAGCTTACCATCCTTTGTCCGCTACCAGAAGGAACTCAGCATCTCACGtgcagccacgagcaaAATGCAGAACTTTTCAACGCTACCCTCTGTGGTCTTGGCTCTACCGGCCTGATCACTTCTGTGACGCTTCGCGTACAGAACGCGTTCAACCTCAAGCAGTACTCGGAAGAGCTCACCTTTGACTCGCTCTTTGGTACCAAGACCGGCTTTCCTGCCGTGTCCAAGAGCTCCTATGTAAATCCTGATGCATCCCTCGGTAGCCTTTTGAGCAAAAACAAGCGACTGCCAGCGTGCTCGGACAATTATCGCCCCTCATATCGCTCTGCAGATGCTGCCGAGGTCCATCCTATTCGGCTTGGAGCCAATCGCGACGTTGATCAGCTCGCGCGAGCGGATCCAGAGGACGACCAAGAGACCAGgcaagctcagcttgcATTGGAGCAGGTGGTGGGCTCGGCGCAGCACGTCCGACTCATGTGGTTTCCGCAAGTCAAGCGCATCACCCTGCTCCGTGCGAATCGCTCCACGGAACCCGTCTCTGCCCCTCGGTCACTGACGGCGCGCGTAAAAGCATCATTGGTTGGCCATCGTCTTACCGAGTTTCTGCTTTACACATCGCGATTCAACCGTCAATGGCCTCATCCGGCCGTGCGTTGGATCCACGCTCTGACTCATCCAGCCATTCCAGAGTCGAACTCATCGCGGATGACGACACCGCCGAGAAACCAGATCGCAGCGGCGACGGAAAGTCCAGCCACTGAGCCTGTGACAATTGCATCGTCCACCTCGGATACGGCAGGCAGCCGCGATGAACAACAACAGCTTCTCATCCGTGACATTGGTCAATCGCTTGCGCACAACGGCAATGTTGGTGGCTATGCTGAAAGCGAACCTTCGCTCTTGTGGCTGCAGAGCAGCGTCCCAGTGGGCAGCTTGAACACATTCCCTCCTGACTCGGCTGCACCACGTCCGCTGACGGTGGGCAACCCCGTCTGGTCAGAAGTGGGCCGGTCCGACCGGATCTTCAACATGGATTGCCTCTTCCCGCAATACACGGACGAATGGGCGATCCCGTTGAACcgagccgctgctgcgatcCGAGCCATGCGTGACTGGCTCGATGAGGAGCAAGCTGCCTCCGATGGCGATCGAATCCATTTCCCGGTCGAGATCCGATTTGCCGACGCAGATGCTATCTGGCTCAGTCACGCACAGGGACGCAAGACGTGCTACATAGGCATCGTACAGTATCGACCGTACAACCGTCCCGTTCGCTATCGACAGCTGTTTGCCAAGTTTGAGGCGCTCATGCGCCACTATTCGGGTCGCCCGCACTGGGCAAAAGCGCACTCGTGCTCGCCTACCGAGCTATCGCAGCTCTATCCGCACTGGCATGACTTTTTGGCGACACGACAGAGGTACGATCCCCAAGAGGTGTTTGTGAACCCCTACGTAGCAAGACATCTGCTGGGTCGTATCGGCGATGGCAATGACACGCGTGTGTTCAAAAGTCGTTTGTAA
- a CDS encoding putative 3-dehydroquinate dehydratase, with the protein MTTNAAPTKRSILLINGPNLNLLGTREPEKYGSETLSDIEENARRQCNELGFDFEGFQSNHEGVIVDRIHAARTDGTTAIIINAGAYTHTSVAIRDALTGVRVPFIEVHISNIHAREPFRHHSYLSDVAQGVIVGLGTLGYTAAIWSVVEKLKQGGFS; encoded by the exons ATGACGACCAACGCAGCACCCACCAAGCgcagcatcttgctcatcaaCGGGCCGAATTTAAATCTCCTCGGGACGAGAGAGCCTGAAAA GTACGGAAGCGAAACGCTCTCTGATATCGAGGAGAATGCTAGACGACAGTGCAATGAGCTCGGCTTTGACTTTGAAGGGTTTCAATCTAATCACGAAGGCGTCATTGTGGACCGTATCCACGCGGCTCGTACAGACGGCACAACGGCCATCATTATCAACGCTGGAGCATATACGCACACAAGTGTAGCGATTCGAGATGCGCTGACTGGCGTCCGAGTTCCGTTTATCGAAGTTCAT ATCTCCAACATCCACGCCAGGGAACCTTTCCGACATCATTCATACCTTTCGGATGTGGCGCAAGGTGTCATTGTTGGACTGGGCACACTCGGCTATACGGCAGCTATCTGGTCGGTCGTTGAAAAGCTCAAACAGGGTGGATTCTCGTAA